Proteins co-encoded in one Ponticoccus alexandrii genomic window:
- a CDS encoding nucleotidyltransferase family protein, translating to MRGRDKLTELVEGTPLLRRQAQRAIATGAHVCVTLPDYDHPRAEVLAGLPVQLVAVPDTDQGMSSSIRRGIGMLPRGIVAAIILPADMPDLDSQDLSLLITGFRATPHPMLQQATTEDGTPGHPVLFPADCFMALQQLTGDQGAREVLKANEHRVRRVALSGARALTDLDTPEAWEEWQAARICAQ from the coding sequence ATGCGCGGACGCGACAAGCTGACCGAACTGGTGGAGGGCACGCCCCTTCTGCGCCGTCAGGCACAGCGCGCAATCGCAACGGGGGCGCATGTCTGCGTCACCCTGCCCGATTATGACCACCCCCGGGCCGAGGTGCTGGCCGGGCTTCCCGTTCAGCTTGTGGCCGTACCGGACACCGATCAGGGCATGTCCTCGTCGATCCGGCGCGGAATCGGGATGCTGCCGCGTGGCATCGTCGCCGCGATCATCCTGCCCGCCGATATGCCGGATCTCGACAGTCAGGACCTATCCCTCCTGATCACCGGTTTCCGCGCCACCCCCCACCCGATGCTTCAGCAGGCCACGACCGAAGACGGCACGCCGGGCCACCCGGTTCTGTTTCCGGCCGATTGCTTCATGGCCCTGCAACAGTTGACCGGGGACCAAGGCGCCCGGGAGGTCCTGAAGGCCAACGAGCACCGGGTGCGGCGCGTCGCGTTGTCCGGGGCCAGGGCGCTGACGGATCTCGACACGCCGGAGGCCTGGGAGGAATGGCAGGCGGCCCGTATATGCGCACAATAG